A region of Rhodamnia argentea isolate NSW1041297 chromosome 9, ASM2092103v1, whole genome shotgun sequence DNA encodes the following proteins:
- the LOC115748573 gene encoding (+)-neomenthol dehydrogenase-like yields the protein MAESTKRYAVVTGANKGIGFELCRQLASSGIVVVLTSRDGKRGLEAVQKLKDSGLSDYITYHQLDVTNLPSVLSLANFIETQFGKLDILVNNAGVLGGTINREALRASDFIKEQDAAKVNWSDIFLPSYEAAKVCVDTNYYGVKRMVDAHISLLQKSDSPRIVNVSSIIGKLQYVSNEWAKGVLSDNENLTEDKVDEVVNVYLENFKNSSSAVPPPYIISKAALNAYTRILAKKFPGFLVNCVCPGNVRTDINDHTGILSVEEGAESPLKLALLPKGGPTGCFFIRKEQSGF from the exons ATGGCAGAATCAACGAAGAG GTACGCAGTCGTTACAGGTGCGAACAAGGGGATTGGGTTTGAACTATGCAGGCAGTTGGCTTCAAGCGGAATTGTGGTTGTGCTGACATCTAGAGATGGAAAAAGAGGGCTTGAAGCAGTTCAAAAGCTCAAAGACTCTGGTCTGTCTGATTACATAACATATCATCAGCTTGATGTCACCAATCTCCCTAGTGTTTTATCCCTCGCAAATTTCATTGAGACCCAATTTGGAAAGCTAGATATATTG GTGAACAATGCCGGGGTTCTTGGAGGCACTATAAATAGAGAGGCCCTAAGGGCTTCTGATTTTATTAAG GAACAGGACGCTGCTAAAGTCAATTGGAGTGATATTTTTCTACCGTCTTATGAAGCAGCCAAAGTATGCGTCGACACCAATTACTATGGGGTGAAAAGAATGGTAGATGCTCATATCAGCCTCCTCCAAAAGTCCGATTCGCCAAGGATCGTGAACGTCTCCTCTATCATTGGGAAGCTCCAG tatgTGTCTAATGAATGGGCCAAGGGAGTTTTGAGCGACAACGAGAATCTCACAGAGGATAAAGTGGACGAGGTCGTGAACGTTTACCTTGAGAATTTCAAGAATAGTTCATCTGCAGTCCCGCCTCCTTATATCATCTCCAAAGCAGCCTTGAATGCCTACACTAGGATCCTCGCCAAGAAGTTCCCGGGTTTCCTCGTCAACTGTGTGTGCCCCGGCAATGTGAGAACAGACATCAACGACCACACAGGCATCTTGTCCGTCGAAGAAGGTGCGGAGAGTCCACTGAAGTTGGCACTTTTGCCCAAGGGGGGTCCTACAGGTTGTTTCTTCATTAGGAAGGAACAATCAGGATTTTGA